A single window of Granulibacter bethesdensis DNA harbors:
- a CDS encoding TolC family outer membrane protein, with the protein MTLRSALMLGVVVFEGLAAVAGSAHARPPVTLREALAAAYSTNPTLLAERAKLRSTDENVPAALSGWRPTVTVSAGPGYGFGQLAFGSFGNNALEQPRRQERPYYSVQGNFSQPIYQGGKVTARTHQAEDSVMAERARLIDTEQTVFINTVNAFTSVVQQQQLVAINVNNESVLARQLQATNDRFRVGEITRTDVAQAEAALAQARALRQTSEGNLQTARATYRQQVGALPQALDAPQPLKLPANDQDAATKLAAVNNPKVVAALYDNATAKDNIDVQYAALMPTLALQTSGYQLVGTSQKGFENTGGTVVLQAQIPIYQGGAEYAAIRQARQAEQQSRKQVDDARRTAVQQATSAWQTLIAARAAIQSQHAQVRANEIAVEGVEREALVGSRTTYDVLLQQQNLLQSRTNLVNSLASLINASYGVAQAVGQLNARDLNLPVPLYDETAYYRAVRNRWFGAGDEAVNQPGR; encoded by the coding sequence GCTCGGCCGCCGGTGACGCTCAGGGAGGCCCTTGCGGCGGCTTACTCTACCAATCCAACGTTGCTGGCGGAACGGGCGAAGCTGCGTTCGACTGATGAAAACGTGCCTGCCGCCCTGTCTGGCTGGCGGCCTACGGTAACTGTCTCGGCAGGCCCCGGATATGGGTTCGGTCAGCTTGCTTTCGGCTCGTTTGGCAACAATGCACTAGAGCAGCCGCGCAGGCAGGAACGCCCCTATTATTCGGTTCAGGGCAATTTCAGCCAACCGATCTATCAGGGCGGCAAGGTCACGGCCCGCACCCATCAGGCTGAGGACTCGGTCATGGCTGAACGGGCGAGACTGATCGATACCGAACAGACAGTGTTCATCAATACTGTTAATGCTTTTACGTCCGTTGTGCAGCAGCAGCAATTGGTTGCGATCAACGTCAACAATGAATCGGTTCTGGCCCGTCAGTTGCAGGCCACCAATGATCGTTTCAGGGTTGGCGAAATTACTCGTACCGATGTGGCGCAGGCCGAGGCAGCGCTGGCTCAGGCTCGTGCTCTCCGCCAGACGTCGGAAGGGAATCTACAAACTGCCCGGGCTACCTATCGTCAGCAGGTGGGTGCCTTGCCGCAGGCTCTGGACGCACCTCAACCGTTGAAGCTGCCTGCTAACGATCAGGATGCTGCCACCAAACTTGCTGCCGTCAATAATCCTAAAGTCGTGGCCGCACTGTATGATAATGCGACTGCCAAGGACAATATCGACGTCCAGTATGCCGCCTTGATGCCAACATTGGCTTTGCAGACTAGCGGATACCAGCTTGTTGGAACGTCTCAGAAAGGTTTCGAAAACACAGGCGGCACTGTTGTACTACAGGCGCAGATTCCGATCTATCAAGGGGGAGCGGAGTATGCCGCAATTCGTCAGGCAAGGCAGGCAGAGCAGCAATCCCGCAAGCAGGTCGATGATGCGCGTCGCACAGCCGTGCAGCAGGCTACTTCCGCCTGGCAGACCCTGATTGCGGCCCGTGCAGCGATTCAGAGCCAGCATGCACAGGTTCGTGCCAATGAGATCGCGGTGGAAGGTGTCGAACGGGAAGCGCTGGTTGGCAGCCGCACCACTTATGACGTCCTGCTGCAACAGCAGAACCTGCTGCAATCCAGAACCAATCTGGTGAACAGCCTCGCCTCGCTGATCAATGCATCCTACGGCGTGGCGCAGGCGGTCGGGCAGCTGAATGCCAGAGATCTCAATCTCCCTGTGCCACTGTATGATGAGACGGCCTATTACAGGGCCGTCAGAAATCGCTGGTTTGGTGCGGGTGATGAGGCGGTTAATCAGCCCGGTCGGTAA